A region from the Sporichthyaceae bacterium genome encodes:
- a CDS encoding MarR family winged helix-turn-helix transcriptional regulator, with translation MEDVPEPRWLDSDEQQTFVAFGYMLVQLPAVLDAHLQRSAGISLVEYQVIAALSVAPERTVRLSKLAEFTASSLSRLSNVVTRLEERGWVRRTPDPDDGRYTLGVLTDAGWDKVLAAAPAHLGEVRRLVFDPLTKAQQQQLHRIAQRVMHAVEPDKPPITERLRELPHLSGRPTHAQPQCGSE, from the coding sequence ATGGAAGACGTCCCGGAACCGCGGTGGCTCGATTCGGACGAGCAACAGACCTTCGTGGCCTTCGGCTACATGCTGGTGCAACTGCCGGCCGTGCTGGACGCTCACCTGCAGCGCAGCGCGGGAATCAGCCTGGTCGAGTACCAGGTCATCGCCGCCCTGTCGGTGGCCCCGGAACGCACCGTGCGGCTGAGCAAGCTGGCCGAGTTCACCGCCAGCAGCCTCTCCCGGCTGTCGAACGTGGTGACCCGGCTGGAGGAGCGCGGCTGGGTGCGCCGGACCCCCGACCCCGACGACGGCCGCTACACCCTCGGGGTGCTCACCGACGCCGGATGGGACAAGGTGCTCGCCGCGGCGCCTGCGCATCTCGGCGAGGTCCGCCGCCTCGTGTTCGACCCGCTGACCAAGGCCCAGCAGCAGCAACTGCACCGGATCGCACAACGAGTCATGCACGCCGTCGAACCGGACAAACCACCGATCACCGAACGCCTGCGCGAGCTGCCGCACCTGTCCGGCCGCCCGACACACGCCCAGCCGCAGTGCGGCTCCGAGTAG
- a CDS encoding ABC transporter ATP-binding protein, which produces MRPTIQLEGIRKTYGEGETAVHAIRQVDLTVMPGEYVAIMGASGSGKSTLMNIVGCLDSPSAGRYLLDGVDVRRRNEDQLSGIRNRKIGFIFQSYNMIPRTTALSNVELPLVYAHVSAKERRQRATAALDKVGLAQRRDHMPSELSGGQQQRVAVARAIVTDPVLLLADEPTGALDSKSTADVLDLFDELSAAGRTIMVITHEDEVGSRAQRLVVMRDGLVLSDNPNRPRPARPEAQVAPAPSSSDRLAGGLRGVGSDLQQSRAAYSDGMF; this is translated from the coding sequence ATGCGACCGACGATCCAGCTGGAAGGGATCCGGAAGACCTACGGCGAGGGTGAGACCGCCGTGCATGCGATCCGGCAGGTGGACCTGACTGTCATGCCGGGGGAATACGTGGCGATCATGGGAGCCTCGGGTTCGGGCAAGTCGACGTTGATGAACATCGTCGGGTGCCTGGACTCCCCATCCGCCGGCCGCTACCTGCTCGACGGTGTCGACGTGCGCCGCCGGAACGAGGACCAACTGTCGGGGATCCGCAACCGCAAGATCGGCTTCATTTTCCAGAGCTACAACATGATCCCGCGCACCACCGCGCTGTCCAACGTGGAGCTGCCGCTGGTCTACGCGCACGTCAGCGCCAAGGAACGCCGGCAGCGGGCGACAGCGGCGCTGGACAAGGTCGGGCTCGCGCAACGGCGCGACCACATGCCCTCCGAACTGTCCGGTGGGCAGCAGCAACGGGTCGCGGTCGCCCGCGCGATCGTGACCGACCCGGTCCTGCTGCTGGCCGACGAACCCACAGGCGCACTGGACTCCAAGTCCACCGCCGATGTCCTGGACCTGTTCGACGAACTGTCCGCCGCCGGCCGCACGATCATGGTGATCACTCACGAGGACGAGGTCGGCTCGCGCGCCCAACGGCTGGTCGTGATGCGCGACGGCCTGGTCCTCTCCGACAACCCGAACCGGCCGCGCCCCGCCCGCCCCGAGGCTCAGGTCGCGCCGGCCCCCTCGTCGTCCGACCGACTCGCCGGTGGACTGCGCGGTGTGGGCAGCGACCTGCAGCAGTCCCGAGCGGCCTATTCGGACGGCATGTTCTGA